A stretch of DNA from Phaenicophaeus curvirostris isolate KB17595 chromosome 21, BPBGC_Pcur_1.0, whole genome shotgun sequence:
AGCCACAGCTTTTCAAAAAAGCCAAGTAATGAACCAAGACACAGCAGATTTGGGGCTGTGATGGATTCAGTGCATCAGCTCCCATATATGAAGCTGAACAGCCTCTACACGCAGTAGGAGCCCAGCCCAAGGCCTAAGGCTTTGCTGTGCCAGCTAACCCACAGTGAGCTCACAGCCTGGCAcctgagctgcagcagtgacTGACTGCTGCGTCTCATTCTAGTAGGAGACTGAATGCTGCAGTGGGCCTGGAGAGGAAAAGCATTGTGAGTTTTCTCAACTGACAGATCTCCGACTTGAGTCAGCTCCAGGGACTTGCCTTTACTGCCTTGTCCATAGAAAGCTCCCAGCACCACCAGGTCTGCTGTGTCAGCCATCGCCCCCTCATTGAGGTAGTCCTTTTTCACTTTCAGCCAGTGTCGCTTCCCTGGTTCATAATGACTCTGTGCAAAATGAGGCAAGAAACCCCAAGTCAGAAATGAGATTGCCTGGTGGACAGCACTCTCCTCAAACAGCCCTTGCTTTTACCCTTTGCTTTTACCTTGCTTAGCAGTATAGGAGCACAGCTGTGCCCCGATATATGAGAAACAACTTAGGCTGGATGTCACCATCTACAAAATCTAGGCATTTCAAGGATGCTCAGCCCGGTGTGCTTCATCCACAGACCTCGTCATTAGTTACTCCCAGATTCCCAGCACACACCAGGAGAGCCTAAGTGTGAACTTGCCTTTATATCTTTCAACACCAGTCCCTCCAGTCCCTCACGGATAACTCGGGTGATCATATCTGCCAGATCTGaagctttctgaaaaagaaaggagttgCGGTAAGCTCAAGAGTGTCAAAGGGCAGCAGTCTTCAGGCCTTGCATTTGGAGAGGTGATGCATTAAACCCAGAGAAATTGCAGAGAGATGAACAGGTAATTTCATGAAACTTTTTCCAAGGAGAGTTCCACGCGCATTCTCCTTGCTGCACATCCAGGGACTAAGCTGCAAAGATGTCCCAAGAAGAGAAGCATTGGTTACTTAAAAAGTACTCTTCAGAAGTAAGGTAGCCACACTGACTGGTATCCCCAGGATGCCACGTACatgcaaaatcacattttcttgGCTGTGCCTGCTTACTTCTCTATCCAACTGCCTGGGGaactttgctcttttcttcttcccaaaaTGCTTTCTCTGCCCGAAAATGTCCATGCATTCTCCACTAAAACCAAGGTACTAAAGACATCAGTAGCAGTGGAGAAAAATAATGGGACATAGGGCTTGTGCATGACAATCAGAGGAAGAACTGAGCATGCTGCTGTCTAGATGCAGTTTTTAGCACTCAGGATGTGTCAGGGCTACAATACGGTGGCACTTGAAGTTGCTTGGTTACTGGAACCAGCCTAGCTCCTTTCAGTCCTCTGTCAGTCTTCTCTCACCAACAAAGCATTGCACAGCGCAGATCAGGTTAAAACAGGCTGTAGCTCCTCCCAATCACGTTAATGTCAGAATGCCTACAAAATCAGTAAGAAGCCAAAAAAGATGTGCAACTTCAGACTACACTGAAGTGGCTGCAGCAGAGACAAGATGGGAGCACAGGCACAGCCCCCTCTTGAACAATGCTGGCTCAAGAAGTCTCATGCACAGACCAGAAGTAGAACCACTCTGACAGGCAGGTCACTGCCAAATTTGCAGCCTTCATCATAAAAAGGGCCATGTGGTAAAGGAGAAGTGAAGTGCCCAGAGTGCAACCCACGGGATCACCACAGTCTAACACTGAACTCACCGTGACGTGCTTCATCTCAGAGAAGAGGATCCGGTTGGGGATTTCAACCATGTTATCGTGGAGAAACTTCCGACGTTCACAGAGAGGCCTGAAGCAGGGAATGGATAATTAAGGCCAAGCAAGCAATTTCAACATGAAGTACATTATGTGAACACTGAGAAAAGCCACTTAAGTGATTTATCCTACAAAGTTCCAGAAAGCACAATCAATTCTTACGTTCCTCCAGGGAGTAAgttataaaacagaaattttgtGTTAAGAGTACATTTAATACCAGAGGACATAAGATGAGCTGGGTTCTGAATCACACCGAGTTCAGTTGAAACACAGTCATTCCCTGTATTTTGGAACCGCAGAGTGAGACAGAGCACCACAGCAGAACTCTTAAGTGCAGCGAGAGTTCTCCCATGCTATGATAACAGCTGGTGTGAGCTGGTTGCCCTATAGTGGCACGGCACGTTCACACCAGGAAACTGGTCAGGCTGCTCTCCCAAGGTGCAGGACACTTGCCTGTCCATCAGGCTGATGTCATTGAAATAGATGCAGTCGAACACAAACAAGCAAACGTTGGCATCttggaaagcagctttctgaAAGACAGTTAAGATTGATTAAAAGAAACTTACAGTCATAGCAAGCAGCAATATGGAGTTTTAGAAGAATAATAGAAACAAAAGGGTGCATTTTAATCTCCATAACCTTTTAGAGTTCTAATAAGCTTAGGCTCTTCTAAAAGACAGGAACATTCCAAGAACTAAGGTTTAAACTGAATGTGTCAAAGCACCAACTAAGAAAATATACTAATTTTATAATGTTGGGAAAATAATGCCACAAATGTTAATGACTTTGGGCAACGTAATATCTATCACTTCAAACTAACAGCTACTTTAAGCTAAGGCACTTaatctaattttcattttactggcCTCTTCCTCACTCCCATTTAGTCTGGACACAAGCACAACATAACATTCATATGGACTAAACATTCTTTGCAGCGCTGTGGTCTTCCAGTCCACCATACATTGCTCAAGTGGCAATAAGCAATGACAGAATCACAATGTTTTCTAAGGGTTTTTTAGTATTTATCTGAGGCTGAAGTTTACTTACTGCCCTGCTAGTGATCAGATTAATATCAAAACTATTGCATTAGAGCAGTGCTGTGTCATTAGTATCAGCCTTCTCTGGGATCTTCTCCCTTTCCCAAGTGCTCTAGGTAGCACCAGAGCTCCTAAATTACGCTGCGTTAACAGACTGCACAGTTGTGTGTTTGAGTCAGCAGAATAACCACCTCCAAGCACCACAAAGGATCtagttgtttttttggttttttttttcaccttgtgCACACCCAGAGTCCCAAAAGGAAGCGGTTTGCCAGTTTTGTTGTCAATCAGAAGAACTTCTGAATCCAGGATCATACTCTGCCCACCAGGGAAAGCCTGAGGGATGAAGTCCTTAAAATGGGCTAccttgggaagaaaagaaaagagatgtcTATTGGCTGAAGAGATAAGACTCACACCAGTGCAGATATTTCCTCCAGCAGTGTCCCAGGCCTGTGCCATAGCTTTATTTTCAACTATAGTACAGAGAGCACAGTCTTCAAATAGAAAAATGAGTCTCCAACAAATACAGCTAAGTCACCCAGCTGGCATCAAGCCTCCCCAAAAATTGTGCACAAGGAGGACTCTAAGGTTAGCTGTAGTTTCAAGCTCCTAGACTGCAATTCTATCAAGCGCTGGTTTTCCAGATTGCAATTAGCTACACAAATTACAAAAAGCCTAAAACAGAATCCTCCTTGCCTGCAGAAACTGCTTTGAAATTTGGCTGTGTTTATAGAAGAGCCGACATGACAGAAGAGAGAGTTTATAGGCACTTACTTTGTGAGGGAGGACGGGTTTGAGGCTTCTGCTGAAATAGCTGAAGTGATCTCCGTTTTTATGGACCTGCACCCGCTCACCATCATATTTGATTTCTGCGTACATGCCATTCGGGCACTTCTTCATGGCATACTCAATTGACTTGCAGGCTTCAGCCTTAGAAAGGTGGAGGGAGAAGTTTCAAACTCAGccaatacatttaaaaataaagctacttTCACCTAACTTCATGAACAAACTACCAATTCCTTTGTGGATCTTTCTTTACAGGGTCTTTGACAATCAGTTTGTCTTCCTTAGTTACTAATTTACTTAGAATGACCTGCATATGTCCAGATAATTACAGCTTCTCAGTGTTAACCTCCTCCAAATACTTCAACATATAAATACTGTGCCTTTTGTAGGAGGGTCTTTAGCCGTGAAGTAAATGTTTAACTCTGATTTATTCATATTTGCATCTCTAATCCAATATGCCTACACTATTTCCAGACAAAGGATCAACTAACAGCAAACTAAAAAGAAAGTCACTTCTGGACTAAAAGCAAGTCAGGATTTTAGCTCCTGCAAGTGCCACTGAAGCTGCAAGTACTGAGTCCATTCAATACTGGCCTCTTAGTAGGAAAGACTGTATAAAATGGTATAAACACAAAAATCAGCACTGCAGAATCTCTTATCCCATACTACACGCAGTTACTTATTGATCTACTGATTCTGAAAAGCGAGTGTGTCCGACAGTACGCAGGAGAATGGCTGAAGGTCACCCTACAGAGGAGCCAACGTTACCAGCATAGGCTGCACCGGCGTCATCAGGGAGGCCTGCACGCTGAGGGTTCGCTTCAGACCCGGTGTCTCCGCAGCCTCCTGCTGGTTCTTCAGGACTCGCTCTACCACATCCTGGAGGTTGCGTGATGCTTTGAATGCCTCATAAGCATTGGGATCCAAAGCATCCAACCTTTAACAAAttgaggaaaggagggaaacaGATCAACCCCAGGTCTGCTGCACCTGCCTTATGAAGCTAATGCCCACTTCTGGTTTTATCTCACAAGAAAAGGTAAGACTTACACATGCTTTGCTCCAGCATTCATTTTCAAGTCATGCTTAATTAGCCTGATGATGCATTTCAGGTCGTTGCCTGTACATCTGAAATGCGAGAGAAGATTCAGAAGTGGCAAACATTTACCTGAACTACTTTTgagcacaaaaccagaaactgaTCCAGGCCTCTCAACAAAAGCTCCTTCCCTTCTGTAAGGTTTAAACTCAAAAAGGACATGTTACTAGTGACATCGCAGAGGCACAAGAGAATATCCAAAAGGCTTTTTAGCATCTTTCTGTTTGAATGCCAGGATTAATTCTGCCTCAGTGCTGATGTACCTTCCAGAATTCAATGCATCAAGAGTAAGTGATAGTAACATCCTCAGCCTGAGATCAACACAAACTGAGCCAGACTAAGAATCTTCAACATGTCTAAATGCCCTGAAGGTTTTTCCCAACATACCCAAGACCAGCAATGTAATTAACAACTAAATACCATTAAGGTAGTTCTACAAGCCACTTCTTTACTGCTGACTGAACAGTATCACAACAGGCAAGGATGGTATTTTCCGGCAAGAACAGGAGCCATCAACGTGCTCCACTGCTGGTCAGCAGTCGATGTCTTAATCAAACCACCGAGTCTTATGGTGGTAAATTCAGTCTTCATGGCTTTTGACTAGATTGTCACCTGTTCCAGCTTGCGAAACATAGATAACTACTCCTAGTTTTAGGGTAAACCTTCAGAGGCCATTTACTACTTCCCTTACCTGCGAGTGATGTGTTGCAGCACACTTTGCTGGTCATCCTCCTTGGTAAGCTTTGATAGCTGGATTAGGAATTCATCCACCTCTTGGATGGTCAAGAGACTTTTGGCTGCTGGAGGACAAGACTTGCTCTGTTCAAAGAAGAGGCGTATGGTCTCGGAAACATCTCCCTGTctccaaaagcaaaacaagggtGTGGATCAGAGCTATGGCTAGAGAACAGGGACACCACTGGGGATTCACCATGGTTCCAGTAAGTGAGGTGGAGCACAGGAATGATGCTGGGATTGCATGAAGGAATTGGAAACAAATGTTAGAAAATAGCTGCCATGATACAGAATAAAGCTTCTCAACTGTTTCATTtgcggggggaaaaaaaaaatgtatgcgAGAGTACCAGTATCATCTCATTGCTCTATTTTTCACCACTGCAGAATCGCAGACCCTTTATTTCCTTAGGATTAATCCACTCATAAATCTAAGGATCTGAAACAGTCTAGTGACGTCACTAGAAGGCAGCATACACCAAGACAATAAACAGAGGTGAAAGAATCAGCCTCATTATCTAATTCACCCGTTTTCTCACTCTTGGAATGAATCAGAAGCATCTGTAATCAATTACCAACTCCTGTGCACAGGAATTAAATGCAATTGTATGAGTGCAACTTAATTGTATGAACTAACTTAAGCTCTCAGCAACAGAGCTGTTAATTGAATAGCAGGTTTTGATACATCATGTTACTAAAAAAGTAATATAAATCAGTTACACAGGAACATGCAAGACAAAGCAGTTTAGGCAAAGCAGATGCAACCCAACTTGcctaaatattttaatcttgCTGTCTAAAGTTTTGCAGGTGAATTCATATGAACTCATATCTTGCTTTCTGTTCAAgcattattttctaaatgttCCAGATGGCAGAAAGTGATATAAAAActgctaaagcaaaaaaaaaaaaccaacacccaCTCCAATAGTCAAGCTAACGATCTTTCAGATGAATTAAAAACCATTACAGAATTCCCTACCACGGGTCCAAACAGCAGGAATGAAGAGACTGCAGTCTGTTCTCACCTGTTCCAGGTCCCGGACCATTTCTTCTTGGCTGCAGTTAAAAATCCTGCTGAACAGCTTTACAATCTGCTTATCATTCAAGTTGTAAACAATTTTAATGACGCCTGGTAGCAGTAGCTTAATGGTCAGGTACATGTCACCATGAAAGCCATCTGGGAAGAAAGCACAGCCCATCAGCAACTGCCAAACTTTATTTTCCCTCAGAGGCTCTGGCTGTTGTGCCTGCTAGCAAGATCCCAAGacaaaaaaatctgcagctgaGGCTTCCCCTTTCTGCCATGCTATCCTGCTTCCCATGAACGGAGAGTCCTCAGAGGAAACACCCACAACTGTCCTCCAAATGTGATCTCAGCCTTAAGTTTGGCGGGACCTACAAACCTCTTCCACAGTCCCAAACTGAGACATTTGTATCTGAATTGGTTATTTAGATAAACAGTTCACCTTGCAAATATTATCTCCATAGCCCAGAAATCATCACACCGTATAGCTTGGACTACACAGTGATCgatttttatttcactcttgCTTTTGAAGTAATACTTTGAGGTTAATTTTGAGAGGGCTGCCACATGCTGAGAACACCAAGCAGGAACCATAcctcctccagatcccttcttcAGAAAATCCTGGATGATCTGCGTTTTCACATTATAGCTAGGCTTTTCAGCTACCATGGCACAGAGCTTTCTGAACTCCCGCAGCAAGCAGTCTTTGTGCTTCGGATCACATTTTTTTGCAGATAGGCTGGACTTGTGGGAAGAACTTGCAGAGCCATCTTCCAAATTCGTTGGCTTGGCTGCATAAAAGACACAAGTAGTTGCTTATTGGGCAAACCAGATTTTTAGAAGTAATTAAAACTAAACCACCTTCTATAGACAAAGATCTGAGCAGAGATagtaagagaaaagaactttccAGAATCAGTTTAAATTCTACCTGTGAAGCCAGAGAACTTCTTTGGTGATGGAGTGATGAGAGCCAATGGATCTTTTGTGGTCAGTTGTCCTGTGGCGGTGAGCTTAGCTTGGACAATCACTTTTTTCTTCGGTGTACTTCCAGCCTTGGAATTCGCTTCTGTGAAAGAGCAAGGTTCAAACCAGAAGTCAGAAATCATCTCATACATCCCTCAACACATCATGTAAGATACACAGCAACAAATGAGTCTGAAAAGAACTTGGGACGGAGGAGAAAAAATGTAGGGGCATTTTTTTAAGATAGCAAAATACTACACAATGTAATAAAGATCatgaagaaaacctgaaaatggaaaataactgACCATTCCTCCTGGGATCTATCTGGTTGTGTCTGCATGTGGATTAAACCACTTAGACCCTCTCCATAGTCAATTGTGACTAATTAATTGCTGTTGCACAAGGGACAACTACATCCCTTTCCTATGAAGCTGAGACACAGCCCCGAGCTGTGCCACCTGCTGTGTCACCAGGCCACGCGGCTGCACCAGCAAGGACTCTGTTCCAAGTGCGGCCACACCGTGGAAACAGGTAAAGTAAAAGAGTAACCCAGGCACTGCTTGGCGTCTCACCCGAGATGTGCTTGTTGATCAATTCCTTTTCCCCGTCTTGTAgctcctcccatccctccaggTCCGTGATGTCTTCGATTTTCTTGGTGGTGGCGCGGGCCTTGTCCAGCTTCTCAAACATGCACTTGACGTGGTACCACTCCTTCATGTCCCCGCCGGACTCGGTGAAGGGGTTGGGCACGATCTTCCCGATGCGCACCATTCCCTTCACGATCTTCTCCTTGCACTTCTTGCAGCCGGCCGTGCCGCGCTTGGCGTAGTCCACGCAGTAGCGCTGCTCGGCCATGTCGGCGGCCCGGGAcagcgcgcggggcgggggcggcgggggcggcggggcgagGGGCGACGCCGCCGAGCGACTCCCGAGCAGCCGCAACGCCTGCCAGAGCGCGCGGGCGCCCGCGGGCATCCGGCTGCGGAGGGACACGCTGAGCGACCGACAaacccccgccccgcggcccgccgagccccccagccccggggccgccccccgaGGCCCCCaaccccggggccgccccccgccccggctctgcccctcccaccccacccctccccTCCAGCCGGCCCCAGCGCGCGCTCACCGCGGTGCTCACGAGGCCGCCATCCCGCCCTCAGCCCGGGCCGCTCCAGGCCGCGGTGTCTGACCGATCGGCGCCTGCGCGCAACGCCCCTTCCGCCCGGCCGGCGGCGCGCGCggctccccccccgcccccgcggcGCGCGCCGTTCCCGCCAGCGTCGCGCGCAGCTTCCCCCCCCACCGGCGGCGCGCGCCGTTCCCGCCAGCGTCGCGCgcggctccccccgccccgcggcgcgCGCCGTTCCCCCCCACCCAGCAACCCGCGGCGCGCGCCGTTCCCGCCACCGCCGCGCgcagctcccccccccccccccggcggCGCGCGCCGTTCCCGCCAGCGTCGCGCgcggctccccccgccccgcggcgcgCGCCGTTCCCCCCCACCCAGCAACCCGCGGCGCGCGCAGTTCCCGCCACCGCCGCGCGCATGCGCCGCGCGCGCCTCCCCGCCTCGTGCGCGGCTGAGGCCGCTCCGGCCCCGTTCTCCCTCGCAGCTCGGGCTGAGGCGGCGTCGCGAGGGCCCGGCCCGTGGTGTCCCCGTTGGTGGCGGAGCTGAGGGGCCGAGAGGCAGGAGGGGCAGAGATGGCTTCACCGGGCGCGTCTGTCCCAGAGCGGCGGGCGGGTGCCCTCTTCTCAACGAGCTGAACACGAGCAACACGAGCCGCGCGTGAGCGCAACGGCCGCGTCTGGTCACAAAACCGGGGCGAAGGCCTCGAGGTGAGCGTTTCCGATCAGTAGGTCTGGCCGTGGAGCTGTCGGTCAGTGTCTGCAGTGCTGTGCTCAGCCCGCGGCAGAGTGATGCCTCCCTGCCCCGTGCAGCCCAGGAGCCGCGGGAACACCGAAACGAGAGAAAGAAACGGGCTCCCCCAGACGGATGCAACTGGGGCGTTGAGTCACGGAAGAGAAGTTGCTGCAGAATGATTAAGGGAGCTCATAAAGAACTTCTCCACTGCTGTAGACTTTACATAGAGGGCGTCCAGACAGCACTATGCTCCAGTTTTAAAATGCTGGACTGAAAGGCTCTGTGCGTTCAACCCCAAAACCACACCTTTGACAGGCTCAGATTAAAGGTACACGTGTGAGTTTAATGttgttaaaattttaataattcatATTGCTTTGGAAATGATGTACCACTGAGAAAATACAGACCCAGCAGTGTCTGGTGCGATGGTTCTGTTAACACGGACCTCTGAcggggagaaaaagagaggaggcTGCTTAGAGAGAGCCTGCAGGGAGCACAGAGCACAGGACAGCGTTCTCGGCATCCCCGTGGGTGGGAACGCTCATTCATTGCTTGAGCCTGCTGAAAAAGATGGAGAGGAAGGATGGACTCCAGGGCTGACGCTCCTAGCCGCGTGTCGTAAGGGAGCTGAGCGCCCTCTCGGCGGCAGGATTTGCCTCCCTGTTACCGTCGGAAAGTCAGCAACGTGATTTAAGCTCGGCTGTGTCTGTATTCAGTGGAAGAGCCTGCAGAGGGCATTTCAGAGGCTTGAGTCAGGCCGAGACGAATTGTCTTCTGGCTCTTTCCAGTCTGGAGGGGGTTTCGATGGTAGCCTGGCCAGGTAAGTGAAGTGGGAGGGCTCCCCTCAGAGGGTCGTGCTGAAGCTGGAGATGGATGGCCTGACTGGTGATGAAATGTAGCGTGCGCTGGCAGGTGGCAGAACGTGTTCAGATTAGTTTCTTCAGTGAGAAACAAACATGATGGATGTTTGGTTGCTTTTGAAAGGCCTGGGAGTAGCAGCAACAAAGCAGGGCTACTCCTAATTAATTCTAGCTCTCATTCTCTGGAGCGATGTAGCTGAAGACTCTTAAGCCTGGAGCACTAATTTTGCTGTCCTTCCACTGCGGCACTAAGGGAATGGGTGAAAAGTTGAAACTGCACCTTGTGGGCTTTTTCTGGCTAACAGATCTGAGATGACATTAGGAAGTGATAGGGAAATTTTACCTGGTGTGGAACTGAAGGCCCCTGATTTTGGCCAGGGCTCTTAGGCTTTCCACATAAGCACTTTATTC
This window harbors:
- the LIG3 gene encoding DNA ligase 3, which encodes MPAGARALWQALRLLGSRSAASPLAPPPPPPPPRALSRAADMAEQRYCVDYAKRGTAGCKKCKEKIVKGMVRIGKIVPNPFTESGGDMKEWYHVKCMFEKLDKARATTKKIEDITDLEGWEELQDGEKELINKHISEANSKAGSTPKKKVIVQAKLTATGQLTTKDPLALITPSPKKFSGFTAKPTNLEDGSASSSHKSSLSAKKCDPKHKDCLLREFRKLCAMVAEKPSYNVKTQIIQDFLKKGSGGDGFHGDMYLTIKLLLPGVIKIVYNLNDKQIVKLFSRIFNCSQEEMVRDLEQGDVSETIRLFFEQSKSCPPAAKSLLTIQEVDEFLIQLSKLTKEDDQQSVLQHITRRCTGNDLKCIIRLIKHDLKMNAGAKHVLDALDPNAYEAFKASRNLQDVVERVLKNQQEAAETPGLKRTLSVQASLMTPVQPMLAEACKSIEYAMKKCPNGMYAEIKYDGERVQVHKNGDHFSYFSRSLKPVLPHKVAHFKDFIPQAFPGGQSMILDSEVLLIDNKTGKPLPFGTLGVHKKAAFQDANVCLFVFDCIYFNDISLMDRPLCERRKFLHDNMVEIPNRILFSEMKHVTKASDLADMITRVIREGLEGLVLKDIKSHYEPGKRHWLKVKKDYLNEGAMADTADLVVLGAFYGQGSKGGMMSIFLMGCYDPKSEKWCTVTKCSGGHDDATLARLQTELDMVKISKDPSKIPKWLKINKIYYPDFIVPDPKKAPVWEITGAEFSKAEAHTADGISIRFPRCTRIRDDKDWKTATNLQQLKELYQLSKEKADFSVVAGEEEESTAGSSGENEGNSRSSTPHSAIKSPPCKSPAKAQKPEESKAVTESPKKSEEKRGEKRKASEMDGNEKKVLLDIFTGVKLYLSPSVKDFDKIRRYFIAYDGDLVSEFDAASATHIIGNIDENPGAKRVSPNWIWKCIRKRRLVAPC